A window from Sphingobacterium hotanense encodes these proteins:
- a CDS encoding MarR family winged helix-turn-helix transcriptional regulator, whose protein sequence is MPKIEELVKVRKFASAWHRATINIIYSSNWLNVVLEKRAGAKQLTLQQFNVLRVLRGQYPNPVTNNLLKERLLTKTPDISRLVDRIVSKGLVTREKNSADKRAVDLLITQKGLDLLAEIENTMMLDDLLPKHISEEECLQLSALLDKFRGPEGEETSEA, encoded by the coding sequence ATGCCAAAGATCGAGGAGCTAGTAAAGGTCAGAAAATTTGCTAGTGCTTGGCATCGTGCAACTATAAACATAATATACAGCAGCAACTGGCTGAATGTGGTATTAGAGAAGAGGGCCGGTGCGAAGCAGCTGACACTGCAACAGTTTAACGTGTTGCGGGTATTGAGGGGACAATACCCAAACCCGGTAACAAACAATTTACTTAAGGAACGCTTGCTAACGAAGACACCCGACATCAGTCGCCTGGTGGATCGTATTGTAAGCAAAGGTCTGGTGACCCGAGAGAAAAACAGTGCCGATAAGCGCGCTGTAGACTTGTTAATCACGCAAAAGGGACTAGATCTTCTCGCAGAAATTGAAAACACGATGATGCTGGACGATTTATTGCCTAAACACATCTCCGAAGAGGAATGCTTACAATTAAGTGCGCTTTTAGATAAGTTTAGAGGTCCAGAAGGGGAAGAGACTTCCGAAGCTTAA
- a CDS encoding FeoA family protein: protein MQDVISLDKLKIGDRVKINEIQSLDIPAKFYELGFYPGSVVEVKHKAPLNGPICLNILENNALIAIRKSEAKLIVAEKI from the coding sequence ATGCAAGATGTGATTAGCCTAGACAAGCTAAAAATTGGTGATAGAGTCAAAATCAACGAAATACAATCCCTAGACATTCCCGCAAAATTTTATGAACTTGGTTTCTACCCGGGATCGGTTGTAGAAGTGAAACATAAAGCACCTTTAAATGGCCCGATCTGTCTAAACATCCTTGAAAACAATGCTTTAATCGCTATCCGCAAATCAGAAGCTAAACTTATCGTCGCAGAAAAAATCTAA